A window of the Lolium perenne isolate Kyuss_39 chromosome 7, Kyuss_2.0, whole genome shotgun sequence genome harbors these coding sequences:
- the LOC127313350 gene encoding glucan endo-1,3-beta-glucosidase 8, translating to MAPLLRLLAGAATLLLTVSPASAGSSAVDVGVNWGSQMTHPLVPSSVVKMLKDNGIMKVKLFDADSWPVDALLDSGIEVMLGIPNDMLDTMTSYGNAEDWVNENVTSYGDKLNLKYVAVGNEPFLKAYNGTFMKTTVPALKNIQKALDNAGVGDKVKATVPLNADVYVSPDDKPSSGQFRPDINDLMTDMVKFLHDHGSPFVVNIYPFLSLYQSDNFPFEFAFFDGGRSIQDNGGVSYSNVFDANYDTLVSALKKAGVPNLKVVVGEVGWPTDGNKNGNAKLARRFYDGLMKKLAKNEGTHLRSGKMDVYLFGLFDEDMKSIAPGPFERHWGILTYDGKPKFPMDLSGQGNDKLLVGVSGVEYLPKQWCVFDDEAQDKSKLPGNIQYACASGDCTALGYGCSCNGLDENSNISYAFNMYFQMQDQDVRACDFDGLAKISDKNASTKGCLFPVQIISAGGRAAPAMWWATLLASFVHIVAMSFVM from the exons ATGGCTCCGCTCCTGCGGCtgctggccggcgcggccacgcTACTGCTCACCGTGTCGCCGGCGTCAGCCGGGAGCTCCGCCGTGGACGTCGGCGTGAACTGGGGCTCGCAGATGACGCACCCGCTGGTGCCCTCGTCGGTGGTGAAGATGCTGAAGGACAACGGGATCATGAAGGTGAAGCTGTTCGACGCGGACTCTTGGCCCGTCGACGCGCTCCttgactccggcattgaggtcatGCTAGGCATCCCCAACGACATGCTGGACACGATGACCAGCTACGGCAATGCCGAGGATTGGGTCAATGAGAACGTCACCAGCTACGGCGACAAGCTCAACCTCAA GTATGTTGCCGTGGGGAACGAGCCGTTCCTCAAGGCTTACAACGGCACATTCATGAAAACGACCGTCCCGGCGCTCAAGAACATCCAGAAGGCGCTCGACAATGCCGGTGTCGGCGACAAGGTGAAGGCGACGGTCCCGCTGAACGCGGACGTGTACGTCTCCCCGGACGACAAGCCGTCCTCCGGCCAGTTCCGGCCCGACATCAACGACCTCATGACCGACATGGTCAAGTTCCTGCACGACCACGGCTCGCCCTTCGTCGTCAACATCTACCCATTCCTCAGCCTGTACCAGAGCGACAACTTCCCCTTCGAGTTCGCCTTCTTCGACGGCGGCCGCAGCATCCAGGACAACGGCGGGGTCAGCTACTCCAACGTGTTCGACGCCAACTACGACACGCTCGTGAGCGCGCTCAAGAAGGCCGGCGTGCCGAACCTGAAGGTGGTCGTGGGCGAGGTGGGCTGGCCAACCGACGGCAACAAGAACGGCAACGCGAAGCTGGCCAGGCGGTTCTATGACGGCCTCATGAAGAAGCTGGCGAAGAACGAAGGCACCCACCTCCGGTCGGGCAAGATGGACGTGTACCTCTTCGGCCTGTTCGACGAGGACATGAAGAGCATCGCCCCGGGGCCCTTCGAGCGGCACTGGGGGATCCTGACCTACGACGGCAAGCCCAAGTTCCCCATGGACCTCTCCGGGCAGGGGAACGACAAGTTGCTGGTGGGCGTGTCCGGCGTGGAGTACCTGCCCAAGCAGTGGTGCGTGTTCGACGACGAAGCCCAGGACAAGTCGAAGCTTCCGGGGAACATCCAGTACGCGTGCGCCAGCGGCGACTGCACGGCGCTCGGCTACGGGTGCTCCTGCAACGGGCTCGACGAGAACAGCAACATCTCCTACGCCTTCAACATGTACTTCCAGATGCAGGACCAGGACGTGCGCGCCTGCGACTTCGACGGCCTCGCCAAGATCAGCGACAAGAACGCCTCCACCAAGGGCTGCCTGTTCCCGGTCCAGATCATCAGCGCTGGCGGGAGAGCGGCGCCGGCGATGTGGTGGGCCACGTTGCTGGCCTCGTTTGTGCATATTGTCGCGATGAGTTTTGTCATGTAG